The proteins below are encoded in one region of Mycobacterium pseudokansasii:
- a CDS encoding SRPBCC family protein, with amino-acid sequence MEWTGARYADKPTVEASTWIDAAPERVWSLVCDVELMPTLSNELQAVEWVDGATGPRIGARFVGHNQHDAFGEWSTTSQIVSCDEPHEFAWAVGEPDNPSATWRFRLTPRDGGTLLNYWTQMGPGRSGLSRAIDAMPDKEQKIVFVRLREFETAIDKTLAAIKRLAEHGVR; translated from the coding sequence GTGGAATGGACCGGCGCGCGCTATGCAGACAAGCCAACCGTGGAGGCTTCGACGTGGATCGACGCCGCTCCCGAGCGCGTCTGGAGTCTGGTCTGTGACGTCGAGTTGATGCCGACGCTCAGCAACGAATTGCAGGCAGTGGAATGGGTCGACGGGGCCACCGGGCCGCGGATTGGTGCCCGGTTCGTCGGTCACAACCAGCACGACGCATTCGGTGAATGGAGCACCACGTCACAAATCGTCAGCTGTGATGAGCCACACGAATTCGCTTGGGCTGTAGGCGAACCCGACAACCCGTCGGCCACCTGGCGGTTCCGCCTGACACCGCGGGACGGAGGCACTTTGCTGAACTACTGGACGCAGATGGGGCCGGGCCGCTCGGGGTTGTCGCGCGCCATCGACGCGATGCCCGACAAGGAGCAGAAGATCGTCTTCGTGCGGTTGCGGGAGTTCGAGACCGCGATCGACAAGACGCTGGCCGCGATCAAGAGGTTGGCCGAACACGGGGTCCGTTGA
- a CDS encoding acyl-CoA dehydrogenase family protein, whose product MWDFETEQEYQAKLDWVEKFMADEVEPLDLVALDPYDKRNPEMMAVLRPLQQQVKDQGLWAAHLRPELGGQGFGQVKLALLNEILGRSRWAPSVFGCQAPDSGNAEILALFGTDEQKARYLQPLLDGEITSCYSMTEPQGGSDPGLFVTAATRDSSGDWIINGEKWFSTNAKHASFFIVMAVTNPEAHTHEKMSLFIVPGETPGIEIVRNVGVGSESSGHASHGYVRYNDVRVPADHVLGGEGQAFTIAQTRLGGGRIHHAMRTIALARRAFDMMCERAVSRKTRHGRLADFQMTQEKIADSWIQIEQFRLLVLRTAWLIDKHHDYQKVRRDIAAVKVAMPQVLHDVAQRAMHLHGALGVSDEMPFVKMMVGAESLGIADGATELHKMTVARRTLREYEPVTTPFPSQHIPTRRAAAEARLAERLEHAVAEF is encoded by the coding sequence GTGTGGGATTTCGAAACAGAGCAGGAATACCAGGCGAAACTCGACTGGGTCGAGAAATTCATGGCCGACGAGGTCGAACCGCTGGATCTCGTCGCGCTCGATCCGTATGACAAGAGGAATCCCGAGATGATGGCGGTCCTGCGGCCGTTGCAGCAACAGGTGAAGGACCAGGGGCTGTGGGCCGCACACTTGCGGCCGGAACTCGGCGGCCAGGGGTTCGGCCAGGTCAAGCTGGCATTGCTCAACGAGATCCTCGGGCGCTCGCGGTGGGCGCCGTCGGTGTTCGGCTGCCAGGCGCCGGACTCCGGCAACGCCGAGATCCTTGCACTCTTCGGCACCGATGAACAGAAAGCGCGCTACCTGCAGCCGCTGCTAGACGGCGAGATCACGTCGTGCTACTCGATGACCGAACCTCAGGGCGGCTCGGATCCCGGCCTGTTCGTCACTGCTGCGACCCGCGACAGCTCAGGTGACTGGATCATCAACGGCGAGAAGTGGTTTTCCACCAACGCCAAGCACGCGTCGTTCTTCATCGTGATGGCTGTCACCAACCCCGAGGCCCATACCCACGAGAAGATGTCGCTTTTCATCGTTCCTGGTGAGACACCCGGCATCGAGATCGTGCGCAATGTCGGCGTGGGCTCGGAGTCTTCCGGGCATGCCAGCCACGGCTACGTCCGCTACAACGACGTGCGGGTGCCGGCAGATCATGTGCTGGGCGGGGAAGGCCAGGCGTTCACGATCGCGCAAACCCGACTCGGAGGTGGCCGCATCCACCACGCGATGCGAACAATTGCCCTGGCGCGCAGGGCCTTCGACATGATGTGTGAGCGCGCGGTATCACGCAAAACCAGACATGGGCGATTGGCCGACTTCCAGATGACCCAAGAGAAAATCGCCGACAGCTGGATCCAGATCGAACAGTTCCGGCTGCTGGTGCTGCGAACGGCGTGGCTGATCGACAAACATCACGACTACCAGAAGGTGCGCCGCGACATCGCGGCGGTCAAAGTCGCGATGCCCCAGGTGCTGCACGATGTGGCGCAGCGCGCCATGCACCTGCATGGCGCGCTGGGGGTCTCCGACGAGATGCCGTTCGTCAAGATGATGGTCGGCGCCGAATCACTGGGAATCGCCGATGGCGCCACTGAGCTGCATAAGATGACGGTGGCGCGGCGCACCCTGCGCGAATACGAGCCGGTGACAACACCTTTCCCATCGCAGCACATCCCGACTCGCCGGGCGGCCGCCGAGGCCCGGCTGGCCGAGCGCCTGGAGCATGCGGTCGCCGAGTTCTGA
- a CDS encoding MaoC family dehydratase — protein MRTFESVADLAAAAGETIGQSDWVTITQEDVNLFADATGDHQWIHVDPERAAKGPFGKTIAHGFMTLSLLPRLQHDMYTVNGIKLAINYGLNKVRFPAPVPVGSRVRAQSSLVGVEDLGNGAVQATVSTTIEIEGSPKPACVAESVVRYIS, from the coding sequence ATGCGCACCTTCGAGTCCGTTGCCGACCTGGCCGCCGCGGCGGGTGAGACCATCGGTCAGAGCGACTGGGTGACTATCACTCAAGAAGACGTCAATCTATTTGCCGATGCCACGGGTGACCACCAATGGATCCACGTGGACCCGGAACGAGCGGCCAAAGGCCCGTTCGGCAAGACCATTGCCCACGGCTTCATGACGCTGTCACTTCTGCCGCGGCTGCAGCATGACATGTACACGGTCAACGGGATCAAACTGGCAATCAACTACGGACTCAACAAGGTTCGCTTTCCCGCGCCGGTGCCTGTCGGGTCCAGGGTACGGGCGCAGAGTTCGTTGGTCGGCGTCGAAGACCTCGGGAACGGCGCCGTACAGGCCACAGTGTCGACCACGATCGAGATAGAGGGTTCGCCCAAGCCCGCATGCGTGGCCGAAAGCGTCGTGCGCTACATCTCGTGA
- a CDS encoding ferredoxin reductase, protein MFTQTLSQAVAKRVLGSDLVDLLTGPHGVDRYTELVAPTWTLGEARAKIIQVRRDTPRSVTLTLAPNDTFTSTNTVKAGQYVNLTVDIDGRRHTRCYSPANAEGSPTLELTIGHHDGGLVSTYLYERARRGMVVGLAGSGGDFVLPAKRPRRVLLVSGGSGITPVMAMLRTMVAEGHQGEIAFVHYARTPAEACYRDELRSIRGVRVLHGYTRSGTGDLVGRFGADHLAAAMPSPDAVFVCGPTPLVEAVREHCDNVFTESFVPPVLAAPASTSGGRITFGDSGIDVADDGRSLLEQAESAGLTPENGCRMGICHTCTRRKTSGTVRNLVTGAISTGPDEDVQICVSVPVGDVDLAL, encoded by the coding sequence ATGTTCACTCAAACTTTAAGCCAAGCCGTTGCGAAGCGAGTCCTGGGTTCCGACCTGGTCGACCTGCTCACCGGTCCGCACGGCGTCGACCGCTACACCGAGCTGGTGGCGCCGACGTGGACGCTGGGTGAGGCCCGCGCCAAGATCATCCAGGTGCGGCGCGACACGCCGCGCAGCGTCACGCTCACCCTCGCTCCCAACGACACCTTCACCTCCACTAACACCGTCAAGGCCGGTCAGTACGTCAACCTGACCGTCGACATCGACGGTCGCCGGCACACCCGCTGCTATTCACCGGCCAATGCCGAAGGCAGCCCGACCCTCGAGCTGACGATCGGCCACCACGACGGCGGGCTGGTCTCGACCTACCTCTACGAGCGCGCCCGCCGCGGCATGGTGGTCGGCCTGGCCGGTAGCGGCGGCGACTTCGTGTTGCCGGCGAAGCGGCCGCGCCGCGTGCTGCTCGTCTCCGGCGGCAGTGGCATCACCCCCGTCATGGCGATGCTGCGCACGATGGTCGCCGAGGGCCATCAGGGCGAGATCGCTTTTGTGCACTACGCGCGCACGCCTGCGGAGGCGTGCTACCGCGACGAGCTGCGCTCGATACGCGGAGTGCGGGTGTTGCACGGCTACACCCGCTCCGGCACCGGTGATCTGGTGGGCCGCTTCGGCGCGGACCACCTGGCGGCGGCCATGCCCTCGCCGGATGCGGTGTTCGTCTGCGGCCCAACGCCGTTGGTCGAAGCGGTGCGCGAGCACTGTGACAACGTGTTCACCGAGAGCTTCGTCCCACCGGTATTGGCGGCGCCGGCCAGCACCTCGGGAGGCCGGATCACGTTCGGCGACAGCGGGATTGACGTCGCCGACGACGGCCGTTCGCTGCTCGAGCAGGCGGAGTCGGCCGGCCTGACCCCCGAGAACGGCTGCAGGATGGGCATCTGCCACACCTGCACCCGGCGCAAGACCTCGGGCACCGTGCGAAACCTGGTCACCGGGGCCATTTCCACGGGTCCCGACGAGGACGTGCAGATCTGTGTCTCGGTCCCCGTCGGCGACGTCGACCTCGCGCTATGA
- a CDS encoding TetR family transcriptional regulator — MNDRTPSSRSHRSGKDRARATVSREERKEATRRAIVAAALKLLQDRSFSGLSLREVTREAGIVPAAFYRHFESMEALGLVLIDESFRTLRDTLRGARAGKLDPNRVIESSVEILVGSVADRREHWRFIVRERSTGLSVLRYAIRTEIRLITSELATDLARFPGLNEWSTEDLNILATLFVNAMIVIAEAIEDAQSAEALEEIHRIAVKQLRMIAIGVAGWKSRP, encoded by the coding sequence GTGAACGACCGTACTCCTAGCTCACGCTCACACCGGTCCGGCAAGGACCGGGCGCGCGCGACCGTGTCGCGAGAAGAGCGCAAAGAAGCCACCCGGCGGGCCATCGTCGCCGCCGCGCTCAAACTGCTGCAGGACCGCAGCTTCAGCGGTCTGAGCCTGCGCGAGGTGACCCGCGAGGCCGGGATCGTGCCGGCAGCGTTCTACCGGCACTTCGAGTCGATGGAGGCGCTGGGGCTGGTCCTGATCGACGAGTCGTTTCGCACCCTGCGCGACACGTTACGCGGGGCGCGCGCCGGCAAGCTGGACCCCAACCGGGTCATCGAGTCGTCCGTGGAGATCCTGGTGGGCAGCGTCGCCGATAGACGCGAACACTGGCGTTTCATCGTCAGGGAGCGTTCCACCGGACTATCCGTGCTGCGCTACGCCATCCGCACCGAAATCCGGCTGATCACCTCCGAGCTGGCCACCGACCTGGCCCGCTTCCCGGGGCTCAACGAATGGAGCACCGAGGACCTCAACATCCTGGCGACGTTGTTCGTCAACGCGATGATCGTGATCGCCGAAGCAATCGAGGATGCCCAGAGTGCCGAGGCACTAGAAGAGATCCACCGAATCGCCGTCAAGCAGCTGCGGATGATCGCGATCGGTGTCGCCGGCTGGAAAAGCAGGCCCTGA
- a CDS encoding catalase: MAANDSNRKQRQLDDCRVAGSTGYLTTQQGVRVDHTDDALTAGEHGPTLLEDFHAREKITHFDHERIPERVVHARGAGAYGYFEPYDDWLAEYSAAQFLTTPGKQTPVFVRFSTVAGSRGSADTVRDVRGFATKFYTEQGNYDLVGNNFPVFFIQDGIKFPDLVHAVKPEPHNEIPQAQSAHDTLWDFVSLQPETLHTIMWLMSDRALPRSYRMMEGFGVHTFRLVSADGQGTFVKFHWKPRLGVHSLVWDECQKVAGKDPDFNRRDLWEAIEAGQYPEWEFGVQLVAESDEFNFGFDLLDATKIIPEEQVPVRPVGKMVLDRNPDNFFAETEQVAFHTANVVPGIDFTNDPLLQFRNFSYLDTQLIRLGGPNFAQLPVNRPVAEVHNNQRDGYGQHTIPRGRSSYYKNSLGGGCPALADDNVFRHYTQKVDGHKIRRRAESFQDHYSQARMFWKSMSAVEAKHIVAAYAFELGKVETPEIRSRVVDQLNRVDHDLAIRVAGELGLPAPEGTDREGAEMPPSPALSQLNTVTDSIETRKIAVLAADGVDVVGTQTFIEAMRQRGAIVEVLAPKAGGMLSGGSGGELPVDRAITTMSSVLYDAVVIPCGPDAVKALSEDGYAMHFVTEAYKHLKAVGAFGAGVKLLPKAGISEKTAESTDAFASNGVITTKAAADDLSDDFAEAFAKVLAKHRVWERQTDSVPA, translated from the coding sequence ATGGCAGCCAACGACTCCAACCGCAAGCAGCGCCAGCTTGACGACTGCCGGGTAGCCGGGAGCACCGGGTACCTGACCACGCAGCAGGGCGTGCGAGTGGACCATACCGACGATGCACTCACCGCGGGCGAGCATGGCCCCACCCTGCTCGAGGACTTCCACGCGCGGGAAAAGATCACTCACTTCGACCACGAGCGCATCCCCGAACGGGTCGTGCATGCCCGCGGCGCCGGAGCCTACGGATACTTCGAACCCTATGACGATTGGCTTGCCGAATACAGCGCGGCGCAATTCCTCACCACGCCGGGTAAGCAGACGCCGGTCTTCGTCCGGTTTTCCACCGTGGCCGGGTCACGCGGCTCGGCGGACACGGTGCGCGATGTCCGCGGATTCGCCACCAAGTTCTACACCGAACAAGGCAACTACGACCTGGTGGGCAACAACTTCCCGGTGTTCTTCATCCAGGACGGCATCAAGTTCCCGGATTTGGTGCACGCCGTTAAACCCGAGCCGCACAACGAGATTCCGCAGGCGCAGTCGGCCCACGACACGCTGTGGGACTTCGTGTCGCTACAGCCGGAGACCCTGCACACCATCATGTGGCTGATGTCGGACCGGGCGCTGCCGCGCAGTTACCGGATGATGGAGGGCTTCGGCGTACACACCTTCCGCCTGGTCAGCGCCGACGGTCAGGGCACTTTCGTGAAGTTTCACTGGAAGCCACGCCTTGGCGTGCACTCGCTGGTGTGGGACGAGTGCCAGAAGGTGGCCGGCAAGGACCCCGACTTCAACCGGCGCGACCTGTGGGAAGCCATCGAGGCCGGCCAATACCCGGAGTGGGAGTTCGGGGTGCAGCTGGTTGCCGAAAGTGACGAGTTCAACTTCGGCTTCGACCTGCTCGACGCCACCAAAATCATTCCGGAGGAACAGGTTCCGGTACGCCCCGTGGGAAAGATGGTGCTCGACCGCAACCCGGACAACTTCTTCGCCGAAACCGAGCAGGTGGCCTTCCACACCGCCAACGTGGTGCCCGGCATCGACTTCACCAACGACCCACTGCTGCAGTTCCGCAACTTCTCCTACCTCGATACCCAGCTGATCAGGCTGGGCGGCCCCAATTTCGCGCAGCTGCCGGTCAATCGGCCGGTGGCCGAGGTGCATAACAACCAGCGCGACGGCTACGGCCAGCACACCATTCCACGCGGCCGGTCAAGCTACTACAAGAACAGCCTGGGTGGCGGCTGTCCGGCGCTGGCTGACGACAACGTGTTCCGGCACTACACCCAGAAGGTCGACGGTCACAAGATCCGCCGGCGGGCCGAAAGCTTCCAGGATCACTACAGCCAGGCGCGGATGTTCTGGAAGAGCATGTCTGCCGTCGAGGCCAAACACATTGTCGCCGCGTACGCTTTCGAGCTCGGCAAGGTGGAAACACCGGAAATCCGTTCACGTGTCGTGGATCAGCTGAACCGAGTGGACCACGACCTGGCGATCCGCGTCGCCGGGGAGCTGGGGTTGCCCGCGCCCGAAGGAACGGACAGGGAGGGCGCTGAAATGCCTCCGTCCCCAGCGCTGTCGCAACTCAACACCGTCACCGACAGCATCGAAACACGCAAGATCGCCGTGCTGGCCGCCGACGGCGTCGACGTGGTGGGCACCCAGACCTTCATCGAGGCGATGCGGCAGCGCGGGGCCATCGTAGAAGTGTTGGCGCCCAAGGCCGGTGGCATGCTGTCCGGCGGATCCGGCGGCGAACTCCCGGTGGACCGGGCGATTACCACGATGTCGTCGGTCCTCTACGACGCGGTCGTGATACCGTGCGGACCCGACGCCGTCAAGGCTCTGTCCGAAGACGGCTACGCGATGCATTTCGTCACCGAGGCCTACAAGCACCTCAAGGCGGTGGGGGCCTTCGGTGCGGGCGTCAAGTTACTGCCCAAGGCCGGGATATCCGAGAAAACCGCCGAGAGCACCGACGCCTTCGCCTCCAACGGGGTGATCACGACCAAGGCGGCGGCCGACGACCTGTCCGACGACTTCGCCGAGGCATTCGCCAAAGTGCTTGCGAAACACCGTGTTTGGGAACGACAGACGGATAGCGTTCCCGCCTGA
- a CDS encoding GNAT family N-acetyltransferase: MTPQARPAHKADIRDLSRTLARAFYDDPVMTWLLPHDKSRLAHLHRVFATMTRHHHLARGGVEVTCEGVGVGAAALWDPPNQWRETRRAELAMTPAFLRVFGFRGATARAVQEAMKRAHPEEPHWYLAVIGSDPGVRGRGFGQALMRSRLDRCDAEYCPAYLESSKPENIPYYERFGFTVTGEIMLPHGGPPIWPMWREPR; the protein is encoded by the coding sequence GTGACCCCCCAGGCGCGCCCAGCGCACAAGGCCGACATCCGCGATCTGTCCCGCACCCTGGCTCGCGCCTTCTATGACGACCCGGTGATGACGTGGTTGCTTCCCCACGACAAGTCGCGGCTTGCGCACCTGCATCGGGTGTTCGCGACGATGACCCGCCACCACCATCTGGCCCGCGGCGGCGTCGAGGTGACGTGCGAGGGCGTCGGCGTCGGCGCGGCCGCCCTGTGGGATCCGCCGAATCAATGGCGGGAGACCCGCCGGGCGGAGCTGGCCATGACCCCGGCATTCCTGCGGGTGTTCGGCTTTCGCGGAGCGACCGCACGCGCGGTCCAGGAGGCGATGAAGCGCGCGCATCCCGAAGAACCGCACTGGTATCTGGCCGTCATCGGCAGCGACCCGGGTGTGCGCGGGCGGGGCTTTGGTCAGGCCTTGATGCGGTCGCGGCTGGACCGCTGCGACGCCGAGTACTGCCCGGCCTATCTCGAGTCCTCGAAACCCGAAAACATCCCGTATTACGAACGTTTCGGCTTCACCGTCACCGGCGAGATCATGCTTCCGCACGGCGGGCCGCCGATTTGGCCGATGTGGCGCGAACCGCGCTGA
- a CDS encoding F420-dependent hydroxymycolic acid dehydrogenase, which translates to MTGISRRTFARVAAGTGVLGTGAMSAGCGTRGESTGESTGPPPSPASGIGVVLSHEQFRTDQLVAQARAAESAGFGYVWASDHLQPWQDNQGHSMFPWLTLALVGQSTSRVSFGSGVTCPTYRYHPATVAQAFASLAMLSPGRVFLGLGTGERLNEQAATNTFGSYRERHDRLVEAIRLIRQLWSGERISFDGRYFQTNAVKLYDLPATPPPIFVAASGPKSAALAGRHGDGWITQAGDLKNPRLLAAFAAGAQAAGRDPATLGKRAELFAVVGDHTAATRAAGLWRFTAGAVDQPNPVEIQRAAESNPIEKVLANWAVGTDPSTHIGAVQAVIDAGAIPFLHFPQDDPTVAIEFYGTNVLPKLG; encoded by the coding sequence ATGACCGGGATCTCTCGACGGACGTTCGCACGAGTGGCCGCCGGGACCGGCGTGCTGGGGACCGGCGCAATGTCGGCTGGGTGCGGCACCCGCGGCGAGTCGACCGGCGAGTCGACCGGCCCCCCGCCGTCGCCGGCCAGCGGCATTGGAGTCGTGTTGTCGCACGAACAGTTCCGCACCGATCAGCTGGTGGCACAAGCCCGCGCCGCCGAAAGTGCCGGGTTTGGGTACGTGTGGGCAAGTGACCACCTTCAGCCGTGGCAGGACAATCAGGGGCACTCGATGTTTCCCTGGCTGACCTTGGCATTAGTGGGTCAAAGCACCAGTCGTGTCTCGTTCGGCAGCGGGGTGACCTGTCCTACTTACCGCTATCATCCGGCCACGGTGGCCCAGGCTTTCGCCTCGTTGGCAATGCTGAGTCCGGGACGGGTGTTCTTAGGGCTCGGTACTGGTGAGCGACTCAACGAACAGGCCGCCACCAACACGTTCGGTTCCTACCGGGAGCGTCACGACCGGCTGGTCGAGGCCATCAGGCTGATCCGCCAGCTGTGGAGCGGTGAGCGAATTTCGTTTGACGGACGCTATTTTCAGACGAACGCTGTAAAACTCTACGACCTTCCCGCCACGCCACCGCCGATCTTCGTGGCCGCCAGCGGTCCCAAAAGCGCGGCGCTGGCCGGCCGGCACGGGGACGGCTGGATTACCCAAGCCGGCGACCTCAAGAATCCGCGGCTGCTCGCCGCGTTCGCCGCGGGCGCACAAGCCGCCGGGCGCGACCCCGCAACTCTCGGCAAGCGTGCCGAGCTGTTCGCAGTCGTCGGTGACCACACGGCGGCCACCCGGGCCGCCGGACTGTGGCGATTTACCGCCGGGGCCGTCGACCAACCCAACCCGGTAGAGATCCAGCGTGCCGCCGAGTCGAACCCGATCGAAAAGGTGCTCGCCAACTGGGCCGTCGGCACCGACCCGTCGACCCATATCGGTGCGGTACAGGCGGTGATCGATGCCGGTGCCATACCGTTTCTGCACTTTCCACAGGACGACCCCACCGTCGCCATCGAGTTCTACGGCACCAACGTCTTGCCCAAGCTGGGCTAG
- the ag85C gene encoding diacylglycerol acyltransferase/mycolyltransferase Ag85C has translation MKFVEKLCGAAKTMPRWLGIAAVGAALLSGVVGAVGGSAPAAAFSRPGLPVEYLQIPSPSMGRNIKVQFQGGGAHSVYLLDGLRAQDDYSGWDINTPAFEEFYQSGLSVVMPVGGQSSFYSDWYQPSQGNGQSYTYKWESFLTREMPAWLQANKGVTPVGNAAVGLSMSGGSALIMAAYYPQQFPYAASLSGFLNPSEGWWPTLIGLAMNDSGGYNANSMWGPSTDPAWKRNDPMVQIPRLVANNTRVWVYCGNGTPSDLGGDNMPAKFLEGLTLRTNQTFRDTYLASGGRNGVFNFPTNGTHSWPYWNQQLVAMKPDMLQVLNGPTAPAT, from the coding sequence ATGAAGTTCGTTGAAAAGCTGTGTGGCGCAGCGAAAACCATGCCCCGCTGGCTGGGTATCGCGGCAGTGGGGGCCGCCCTGTTATCCGGTGTAGTCGGCGCCGTCGGCGGCTCGGCGCCCGCGGCCGCATTCTCCAGGCCGGGGCTTCCGGTCGAGTACCTGCAGATCCCGTCGCCGTCGATGGGCCGCAACATCAAAGTCCAATTCCAAGGCGGCGGAGCACATTCCGTCTACCTGTTAGATGGTCTTCGCGCACAGGACGACTACAGCGGTTGGGACATCAACACCCCCGCGTTCGAGGAGTTCTACCAATCCGGCCTGTCGGTCGTCATGCCCGTCGGCGGTCAGTCCAGTTTCTACAGCGACTGGTACCAGCCTTCGCAGGGCAACGGTCAGAGTTACACCTACAAGTGGGAGTCCTTCCTCACCAGGGAAATGCCCGCCTGGTTGCAGGCCAACAAGGGCGTTACACCAGTCGGCAACGCGGCGGTGGGCCTATCGATGTCGGGTGGATCGGCGCTGATCATGGCCGCCTACTACCCGCAGCAATTCCCGTATGCCGCCTCATTGTCGGGGTTCCTCAACCCGTCCGAGGGCTGGTGGCCAACCTTGATCGGTCTGGCCATGAACGACTCCGGCGGATACAACGCCAACAGCATGTGGGGCCCGTCCACCGACCCGGCGTGGAAGCGCAACGACCCGATGGTTCAAATTCCGCGCCTGGTCGCCAACAACACTCGAGTCTGGGTGTACTGCGGTAACGGCACCCCCAGCGATCTCGGCGGCGACAACATGCCGGCGAAGTTCCTCGAAGGCCTGACGCTGCGTACCAACCAAACCTTCCGGGACACCTACCTGGCCTCGGGCGGCCGCAACGGGGTGTTCAACTTCCCGACGAACGGAACGCATTCATGGCCTTACTGGAACCAGCAATTGGTCGCCATGAAGCCGGACATGCTGCAGGTGCTCAACGGGCCCACCGCACCTGCCACGTGA
- a CDS encoding fatty acid desaturase family protein has translation MTPNKITLTPERADAFGRELDAIKERVMADLGEQDADYIRRVIKTQRALEVGGRLLLFLPPAWLLGTAMLGVSKILDNMEIGHNVMHGQYDWMRDPAISGRSFEWDTACPADQWRHSHNYMHHTHTNIVGMDRDIGYGILRMSEDQPWEPYFLGNPVYAFLLMVLFQYGVALHELESERIRAGEIRLADKRDVLRAIWKKTRRQTLKDYVAFPLLAGPFAPFVFTGNLTANLMRNVWSYMIIFCGHFPDGTQEFTAEETKNESRGQWYFRQVLGSANLTGGKLFHLLSGNLSHQIEHHLFPDMPARRYAEVAPEVREICERYGIPYNRGPLPKQFATVVRKIVKLAFPGRAPRQATVKETVALSVA, from the coding sequence ATGACACCCAACAAGATCACCCTCACCCCCGAACGGGCCGACGCGTTCGGCCGCGAACTCGACGCCATCAAGGAACGCGTCATGGCGGACCTTGGCGAACAGGACGCCGACTACATCCGCCGCGTCATCAAGACGCAGCGCGCCCTGGAAGTCGGCGGACGACTACTGCTGTTCCTGCCGCCGGCGTGGCTGCTGGGAACCGCGATGCTCGGGGTTTCGAAGATCCTGGACAACATGGAAATCGGCCACAACGTCATGCACGGCCAGTACGACTGGATGCGTGACCCGGCCATCTCGGGGCGTTCTTTCGAGTGGGACACGGCCTGCCCGGCCGATCAGTGGCGGCATTCGCACAACTACATGCACCACACCCACACCAACATCGTGGGAATGGACCGCGACATCGGCTACGGCATCCTGCGGATGAGCGAAGACCAGCCCTGGGAGCCCTACTTCCTGGGCAACCCGGTCTACGCATTCCTGTTGATGGTGCTGTTCCAGTACGGCGTCGCACTGCACGAACTGGAATCCGAGCGCATCCGGGCCGGTGAGATCCGGCTGGCCGACAAGCGCGACGTCTTGCGGGCGATCTGGAAGAAGACGCGCCGGCAGACCCTCAAGGACTACGTCGCCTTCCCGCTGCTGGCCGGGCCGTTCGCGCCGTTCGTCTTCACGGGCAACCTCACGGCCAACCTGATGCGCAACGTGTGGTCGTACATGATCATCTTCTGCGGCCACTTCCCCGACGGCACTCAGGAGTTCACCGCCGAGGAAACCAAGAACGAGTCCCGTGGTCAGTGGTACTTCCGCCAGGTCCTCGGTTCGGCAAATCTCACCGGCGGCAAGCTGTTTCACCTCCTGTCCGGCAACCTGTCGCACCAGATCGAGCATCATCTGTTCCCCGACATGCCGGCCCGGCGCTACGCCGAGGTCGCCCCGGAGGTGCGGGAGATCTGTGAGCGCTACGGCATCCCCTACAACCGCGGCCCGCTGCCCAAGCAGTTCGCCACGGTGGTGCGCAAGATCGTGAAGCTCGCCTTCCCGGGGCGTGCGCCGCGTCAGGCCACTGTGAAGGAAACGGTCGCGCTGTCGGTGGCGTGA